A window of Blautia argi genomic DNA:
TTAATTTCAGACCACTGAATTATATGTTCACATTATTTAAGATACCGTCTTCACATACCTATAGATATGCTTTTATTTTTTCGTTTTTTATGGTCGTCATTGCTGCCTTATGTCTGCAGGAACTGGGAGAACTGAATGGCAAAGAAGTTAGAAATGCGCTTCTTATGATAATAGGAATCTTATTGTTGCTGGATGTTACGAAAGGCTACAGTATTAGAGAAAAAGCTTATCTAAGTGCAGTACTGGCTGTGATTACAGGTGTAGGACTCTTAGAAAAAGTAAGAAAAAAGCAGAAATTTATTTTTCTTGCCAATGCATTAATTTTGGTTTGCACGATGACAGAATTTTACCAGAAAGCAGATATGGAATTTGAAGGTCATAATATTTATGCGTCATCTTGCAGTGAATATAATAAAATTATGCAGGAGTCTGTTGATATATTGAAGCAGCAGGATAATGATTATTACCGTATAGACAAAACATTTACGCGTCAACTGACAGGGGGCTGTAACAATGAAGGAATGGCTTTTGGATACAGTTCTATATCCAATTACAGCTCTACGAATAATGTGAAAATTGCAGAATTATTGAAAAAATGCGGGTATACGGGAGATACTACATTAGTTACTTATTCGCCGATTCTTGCGATAGATGCTCTTATGGGAGTCAAATACATATATTCAGATAAGAGTATAACAGAAGGGGAGCGAATACAGGAAAATCTTATGGATGGAAGAAACTTGTATAAAAATCCATATGCATTGTCAGTTGGATACAGAGCGGAGAATTTAGAATCAGATATTGTATGGGAAGAGAGTCCTTTGAGAAACCATGAAATACTCTATGAAAAAATTTTAGGGAAGCCGGTATCGCTCTATGTTTTGCCAGAAACTCTTTCAGAGCAAACAGATGGGAGCAGTTATACACAGTGGGAAATCAAAGTGAAAAAGACGGGACCATTGTATGTATACTTTGAAAATGGTCAGGAAGGAATGGAAATTTATGTAAATGACCAATATGTGTCAGGAAATACATGGTATAATAATCAGGTGGAGTATCTGGGAACTTACCAAAAAGATGATACTGTGATGATAAAGGTTATGGCAGGAAGCGGGCAGTACCAAAAAGAGTATGGAATTACTGCAGGAACCTTGGATATGGGAGTTTTCAAAAGTGCTATTGAAGATATAAAGCTTGATCAGTTGAAAGTAAAAACAGTAAGGAAAGAAAACATTGTATTAGAAAAAAGTAGCGGGGAAGCAGAAACTGCGGTA
This region includes:
- a CDS encoding YfhO family protein yields the protein MFKLKKNKEFLYGIGSMGIVLLILGMVFWKQGIYPLGDKTLIYNDMQYQYLDFFMWFRGVLHGEDSASYSFFMGQGGNTVSLVAYYLASPLNLLCYFVKEEYMAEFLTLLIVLKLMLCSMTTYIYLNRRFELKMFYSCIISVSYGLMGYNILQCSNIMWLDGVLILPLVALGIYEYTYKRKTGLYYIALFYAVFTNWYIGYMLCLFAVLYFLFELIYSGLKTRIKIKEVIKSIFGFAFVSILAVGSTSVLFLPQTLHMMNDGEAFDWSIFTPKFGFSVLEGFKDFFLEPDKLTWSEGYPPIYIGSFVLVSATVFFVSKKIEVKKKYVAAAYLGGFMLIFNFRPLNYMFTLFKIPSSHTYRYAFIFSFFMVVIAALCLQELGELNGKEVRNALLMIIGILLLLDVTKGYSIREKAYLSAVLAVITGVGLLEKVRKKQKFIFLANALILVCTMTEFYQKADMEFEGHNIYASSCSEYNKIMQESVDILKQQDNDYYRIDKTFTRQLTGGCNNEGMAFGYSSISNYSSTNNVKIAELLKKCGYTGDTTLVTYSPILAIDALMGVKYIYSDKSITEGERIQENLMDGRNLYKNPYALSVGYRAENLESDIVWEESPLRNHEILYEKILGKPVSLYVLPETLSEQTDGSSYTQWEIKVKKTGPLYVYFENGQEGMEIYVNDQYVSGNTWYNNQVEYLGTYQKDDTVMIKVMAGSGQYQKEYGITAGTLDMGVFKSAIEDIKLDQLKVKTVRKENIVLEKSSGEAETAVLTIPYEKGWNIKVNGEKIEYFKALDSFIGLNLPSGLCEIEMEYEVPGKIEGILLSISCLTVYLFFRRKRKCYQ